Proteins found in one Parasteatoda tepidariorum isolate YZ-2023 chromosome 7, CAS_Ptep_4.0, whole genome shotgun sequence genomic segment:
- the LOC107448792 gene encoding uncharacterized protein MAL13P1.304 isoform X3: MFENAFIPFLKQRDGDLSGLRDPIDQCMIFYLSKICQFFPNFGAKIVYDFELHPNRRPKIVMQTVAHASGAAYFYHPQVIGQQENSKKVPQLFCFLTALTLTYHISSIFGDALLKQKTYRRFELRNGRIQLESSPGFNRSHPEGNERDLVQNNSSKLTTSDLRLPYFSQHYSEKRNLSSEMFIPSNWAFLQNNNKAVETLKPGARTKHYSNAAWRNSSDELSHSGKNEDSNMSIPANMNLNVWYPKNTPEPSIYSETLTESQSEKVPLILITLPRSHKTNHIKRDSLISHVKTDSLNSSSFAGGPRQLTITDTDHPVLPSPQDSTLIADFLPKTTNYNWRPISRNGVPLHVENSGDRKSKSINKSSFINNYFVPNLFPDQHFKDTDIKNKYPSFPREQDKYSNHDDNLQRHFQQTNGEMNDQSGNSNYTPEEEKQHGVNARQYSHNAVRHAYTGTVDSSLQRNHLSDKENLSRVYIPVTAIFIPTNNLFSNNSGTFQNHKTENERNKNASNTLNNVYIPYSAASINVQNIKTNEGIRDKNTLPRPTNNDISLFQLTHMNTREKPKINTLNYILPKTHNREVSIFKSSSESLFHRKPIMNSNSYETPARYLDIEKQPDDSYRNHVQHHSILNLKSFKPNDFSRNPGYVYFPDEITGSYNFIKNNTIKSFENDFIDKAHSLEKESIIPEQNLYQTTKPHSSFFYNTTSQQQSQRGYIDEPKAEGVLPINLYSDQAVNKGSSVGEKSNDAYYISWMQNVPFNDPDLNKKTTVDYNNENANKPEISFVNHVLPQNESVVENTQWDQNTAHHAESENEFSNGKGQFGFSSTEEPQTEVYNSFDSMYSKLAEHIQKPQFSFIKPIYNITPQNKNFPMSGDNQNYRYYDAKVEDDNRTNESEQLDALKGDANDERPVDKKSNPSDALLLVLLVRKATYPTREETKIIKQYSPPTQ, from the coding sequence gtaccacaattgttttgttttttgactGCGTTAACGTTGACTTATCACATTTCGTCAATTTTTGGTGATGCTCTGTTAAAACAGAAAACCTACAGAAGATTTGAGCTAAGGAATGGCAGGATTCAATTAGAGTCATCTCCGGGTTTCAACCGTAGCCATCCTGAAGGAAATGAACGGGATTTAGTACAGAATAACAGTTCCAAGTTAACAACTTCTGACTTACGTTTGCCATATTTCAGTCAACACTATTCTGAAAAACGGAATCTTTCCTCAGAAATGTTTATTCCATCTAATTGggcatttcttcaaaataataataaggctGTTGAAACATTAAAACCTGGAGCACGTACCAAACATTATTCTAATGCTGCCTGGAGAAATTCATCTGATGAGTTGTCTCATTCTGGAAAAAATGAAGATTCCAATATGTCTATACCTGCCAATATGAATCTTAATGTTTGGTATCCTAAAAATACACCTGAGCCTTCTATTTATTCTGAAACTTTAACGGAATCCCAATCAGAAAAAGTTCCTTTGATTCTTATAACATTGCCTAGATCTCATAAAACAAATCATATAAAACGTGATTCTCTCATAAGTCATGTCAAAACAGATAGTTTAAATTCTAGTTCTTTTGCTGGAGGACCACGGCAGCTAACTATTACAGATACAGATCACCCAGTCTTACCTAGTCCACAAGATTCAACACTAATAGCTGACTTTTTACCtaaaacaacaaattataaTTGGAGGCCAATTAGTAGAAATGGAGTTCCTTTGCATGTTGAAAATTCCGGAGACAGAAAGAGTAAATCGATAAATAAAAGCAGTttcattaacaattattttgttccAAATCTATTTCCAGACCAACATTTTAAAGACACagatataaagaataaatatccaAGTTTCCCCAGAGAGCAAGACAAATATTCAAATCACGATGATAATTTGCAACGACATTTTCAACAGACCAATGGTGAAATGAATGATCAATCTGGAAACAGTAACTATACCcctgaagaagaaaaacaacatGGAGTCAATGCAAGGCAATACAGCCACAATGCTGTCAGGCATGCATATACTGGTACTGTAGATTCTTCACTCCAAAGGAACCATTTATCTGATAAAGAAAACTTAAGTCGAGTGTACATACCTGTAACCGCTATCTTCATTCCAACAAATAACTTGTTTAGTAATAATTCAGGCACATTTCAGAatcataaaactgaaaatgagagaaataaaaatgcttctaatactttaaataatgtatacatACCTTACAGCGCGGCTTCAATAAAcgtgcaaaatataaaaacaaacgaGGGCATTCGAGATAAAAACACTCTACCAAGGCCAACTAACAacgatatttctttatttcaattaaccCATATGAATACTAGGGAAAAGCCCAAAATTaacacattaaattatattttgcctAAGACACACAATCGAGaagtttcgatttttaaaagttccagTGAAAGCTTATTTCATCGAAAACCTATAATGAATTCTAACTCTTATGAAACACCAGCAAGATACCTGGACATTGAAAAACAACCTGATGATTCTTACAGAAACCACGTCCAACATCattcgattttaaatttaaaaagctttaagcCCAATGATTTTTCTAGAAACCCTGGATATGTTTACTTCCCTGACGAAATAACTggttcttataattttataaagaataataccataaaatcttttgaaaatgatttcattGATAAAGCACATAGCTTGGAAAAAGAATCAATTATTCCTGAACAAAATTTGTATCAAACCACTAAACCTCATTCGAGTTTCTTTTACAATACAACGTCACAACAACAGTCCCAAAGAGGTTACATCGATGAGCCTAAAGCGGAGGGAGTTTTAccaattaatttatattctgatCAAGCTGTAAATAAAGGATCCTCAGTTGGTGAAAAAAGTAACGATGCTTATTAcatttcttggatgcaaaatgTTCCATTTAATGATCCGGATTTAAATAAGAAGACAACAGTGGATTATAATAATGAGAACGCAAACAAACCAGAAATAAGCTTTGTCAACCATGTTTTACCACAAAATGAATCCGTTGTTGAAAATACTCAGTGGGATCAAAACACGGCCCATCATGCAGAATCTGAGAATGAATTCTCAAACGGAAAAGGTCAATTCGGTTTCTCTTCAACAGAAGAACCACAGACAGAAGTGTATAATTCATTCGATTCAATGTACAGTAAACTTGCAGAACATATTCAGAAACCTcagttttcattcataaaaccTATATATAACATCActcctcaaaataaaaattttccaatgtctggtgataatcaaaattataggtACTATGATGCAAAAGTTGAAGATGATAATCGAACTAACGAATCAGAGCAATTAGATGCTTTAAAAGGAGATGCCAACGATGAAAGACCAGtggataaaaaatcaaatcccTCAGATGCATTGCTCTTAGTGCTTTTAGTTCGTAAAGCAACTTACCCAACGAGGGAAGAAACTAAGATCATCAAGCAATATAGTCCGCCGACGCAATAG
- the LOC107448799 gene encoding uncharacterized protein, giving the protein MTYLNFAIWIYALLLWNVVYSDDALKNHRLEKRQDDSFLFFGGWRPVRSGASYYHGSPTGRYHDILSALPTSFDATSRYYSHALPSTYHKDIYSYYPRPAIKTTPKKNIPVYMERLRPQKPKQQQNYGGGGGSGGYGPQIIDLPQIDLKQIQNLHDLIQRAKDIPIPNLNIPFESGKPVELVELSVHPFSQGGQSYGGKSSQGYSRHRNSQNRGRKSNYGRIPQSRIPYQPSLHYELISLPKSSPIIPQIIPKEISVGQIAPILPSVGDVLNLKNIQVVEVPVPSGLYGGKNSHSTPYRAASLPQPVQYASSPKNVEIGYPDLAQYAYQTEQHSKSSGGHKPKSVASEPVIEAELIKLSEEDLKDLLPNLHVLDKVPHDLLKYLQIGDLDKIKDAIQHIIAPQEGHGQVSSSNYQSAGSYSQSDGYSEEDKYGGVSAHSPKGTETYKLKSGGYQISEEVGNQVEHNAAGYEIENSKSSGGYYEQSDYQNGDGRSAVYEQQGGYDDNAYQHQSSSYQTSSQEYSKDGGNQEGQKFIQVVSPPDKNGYRREPVLAVEIQHGQTIEEAIKSLDHETLKKLGAHGKNGLEIEVVEVPVDEYAQESKKRETVVSSKNSTLIFKKKVLDKKS; this is encoded by the exons ATGACGTATCTGAATTTT gcAATCTGGATCTATGCTCTATTGCTGTGGAACGTAGTATATTCAGATGATGCATTGAAGAACCATCGGCTAGAAAAAAGGCAAGATGACAGCTTTTTATTCTTTGGTGGATGGCGGCCAGTGAGGTCAGGTGCTTCCTATTACCATGGCTCCCCAACTGGACGATACCACGACATCCTGTCGGCACTACCTACCAGCTTCGATGCTACTTCTCGATATTACTCACACGCTTTGCCATCGACGTATCATAAAGATATTTATAGCTACTATCCGAGACCAGCGATTAAAACAACACCTAAGAAAAACATACCAGTCTATATGGAAAGATTGAGACCTCAAAAACCGAAGCAACAGCAAAATTATGGAGGAGGAGGAGGGTCAGGAGGTTATGGGCCTCAAATTATAGATTTACCACAAATTGATTTGAAGCAAATACAGAACCTTCACGATCTTATACAACGCGCTAAAGATATTCCTATTCCAAATCTAAATATACCATTTGAAAGTGGCAAACCTGTGGAGTTGGTGGAGTTATCTGTTCACCCCTTTTCTCAAGGTGGTCAGTCCTATGGTGGAAAAAGTTCTCAAGGTTACAGCAGGCATAGGAATTCACAGAATAGGGGAAGAAAATCTAATTATGGACGAATTCCTCAAAGCCGTATTCCATATCAGCCATCTCTTCATTACGAGTTGATTTCTCTTCCTAAAAGTAGCCCGATAATTCCACAAATAATTCCTAAAGAAATTTCTGTAGGTCAAATAGCTCCTATTCTACCTTCTGTTGGggatgttttaaatttgaaaaacatacaAGTTGTTGAAGTTCCTGTGCCATCAGGCTTATACGGTGGTAAAAATAGCCACTCAACTCCGTATAGAGCAGCTAGTCTACCTCAACCTGTGCAATATGCAAGTTCAccgaaaaatgttgaaattggTTATCCTGATCTTGCTCAATACGCTTATCAAACAGAACAGCATTCAAAGAGTTCAGGGGGGCATAAACCGAAATCTGTTGCTTCAGAACCCGTCATTGAGGCTGAATTGATAAAATTGAGCGAAGAAGATCTTAAAGATTTGCTGCCTAATTTGCACGTTTTGGACAAAGTACCTCACgatcttttgaaatatttgcaaataggGGATTTAGACAAAATTAAAGACGCGATTCAACATATTATTGCCCCTCAAGAAGGACATGGACAAGTATCATCCAGCAATTACCAGTCTGCTGGTTCTTATTCCCAATCTGATGGCTACAGTGAAGAAGATAAGTATGGTGGTGTTTCAGCGCACTCTCCAAAAGGTACAGAAACATACAAATTGAAATCAGGGGGATATCAAATTTCAGAAGAAGTAGGAAACCAAGTAGAACATAATGCAGCTGGgtatgaaatagaaaattctaaaagcaGCGGTGGATACTACGAACAATCTGATTATCAAAATGGTGATGGTCGATCGGCTGTGTATGAACAGCAAGGCGGTTATGACGACAACGCTTACCAACACCAATCATCAAGCTATCAAACATCAAGTCAAGAATATTCCAAGGATGGTGGAAACCAAGAAGGGCAAAAATTTATCCAGGTAGTGTCACCCCCTGATAAAAACGGTTACAGAAGAGAACCAGTTTTAGCAGTCGAGATTCAGCATGGACAAACTATTGAAGAAGCAATTAAGTCTTTGGATCACgaaacattgaaaaagttagGAGCCCATGGTAAAAATGGTTTAGAGATCGAAGTCGTAGAAGTTCCGGTAGACGAATATGCTCAAGAGtcgaaaaaaagagaaactgtAGTGTCTAGTAAAAACAGTAcactgatatttaaaaagaaagttctaGATAAAAAGTCTTAG